The following nucleotide sequence is from Alkalihalobacillus sp. LMS39.
AACCGTTTATAAAAAAGCTTCGTTTTCCGCTCTTTTTTATAAAACCGATATAAATGAAGACAAGGATTTATAAGCACAGCCGAACGAAATTGCTCTGGCACTTGTTGGATAAGCTTAATGGCGACTAATGCTCCCATACCTTCAGCTATAATATGAACTTTATCATTTAATATTTCTTGTCTTTGTAATACATGATGAAGCTGTAAAGCCAGTTGACACGCAGGTTCACTTCCCCAATGGTTGCCGTATAAATTGGACGAAAACACGGTATAACCTGCCTGTGTTAATTCCTGTAATAATAACTTTCGTTCAGGGTTTTGCAACCAGGACTGATTGTTGCTTTGGACAAAATAATTTCGATCACCGAGTAGCAACACACCAAAACCATTGGGCTGTTCAGGAAGATGAACGACGTTCCATTGACCATCAATTGAAAAAAACCGTTCGTTCATAAGGCACACCTTCTCCTTGCATAGTAAATCGGGGGCTATGTCCCTCCTTATACATTATGCAAACGATAGAAAAACGTAATGAATGCTGTAAAAAATGGGGATTCACTTAGTAAATCCCTGTTTTCCTCTTTACTCTCCAGTTTATGACTGTGTAACGAAAACATGATATTGAAGTTGAGCAAGTCCCTTTTGTCACGTTCAATTAAAATTTTTGCGGACAGAGCAGCCGTTATTTGTGAACATTATACGGGTTTCCGTTTTTTAGCGGCCACAGGAGCGCTTATTAACACAAAAGCAACACTATTCCTAGTGTTATATTATGATTAAGTGCTTATATGGCCACCAACGTTCCAAAACTCTAGTAATGTTCACAGATAACGGTTTTCATGGCCGCTTAATTACCATAAATTAAGAAAAACGCGAAGCTTCTTTTCGTTTCAAGCGAAGTGCGGAGCCTTTGTTCTTCTTGAATAAGCTTTCAAAACTTCACTGGTAGACCAAAATTTTCTTATCTTTTAATAAAAAAAGCATCAAAGGGAGATTAAAATCCCATTGATGCTTCTTTTTTATTTGTGCTTTAATTTCCACTTACGATTATGGTTACTCGTTTCAGGAAAGGTATCTCCGGCATTTAATTTTACCGATTTAGGATTTTGTACTTCAGTACCAGTTTCACCGATTTCAACATAAATCCCATTATTCGGAGCTTTCTGACCATGGTCAAACTGCCTGTTTTGTCCCATATTCACTCTCCCCCTTTTCTTTATTACTATTTCCTAAAGGAAGCTAAATCATGAGAAAAAAACGAGAACCGCACCTAGAAAAAAGAGGCTATTTCCGATTTCAATAATTCCGATCGTAATCGGCTTAAACCTTTGTTTAACAGGCATTAGCCAATGTTTTAAGAAACTGAAGGAAAATATGAGAGAAATAACAGGTAACCCTACAAGTAATGGACCAATAATCCAAATTGAATGGTACACTCTAGCCCAGCGTAAAAAGGAGGAATTGCCTCTTTCTCGAATAAATACCTTAACATGAAACACGCTACCAATAAAAAAAACGATTGAAAGTCCCGCTACAATAAAGGCGGTTATTGGAATTTCCTCCACAGCGATATACGTACACATTAACAAAAGGATCGAAAATGCGACTATCGCAACTACATCATTTAAAAAAGCACGTTCTTGTTTTACTTTAGCAAACATGATATTTAAGGTAAACAATGGGAAGACTATAATAAAGAAAACAAACAGAAACGGAAACTTTATGACAACAGGAACTAAGAGTAGAATCCCAGTCACTGCATAAATCAAAAACGCAGGTTGTGCCTCTTTTCTTCTTTTAGGTTTTCGAATAAACACTAAAAATGGACTAGTGGCCATATACAAAAGCGTTATACTCATAAAAAATAACAAATGATATCCATTTGGCTCATACAAAAAGGTACCTAGTAATAAAGGAACAAACAACATCGCCCAAGCACCATGTTCCTTAGGAATAAACCAGTTCATTTTACTCCCCCCTCTCTTTCTTTATTATACCTCTTTCATTTTATCGTTGATGTGAGCCTTGTCACTGTGATATTCATCACTTTCATCCGATACTGATTTTGTTATTGTTAATGTGAAAGGAGTGTTTCTCATGTTACAAGTATGTTTAACTTATAAAAATGAGCAACAAGTTAATGCCCAACTTGCGCCTTTACTTCAAGTTGGCACACGTTTTCATAAAAAGATTGATAAAGTTACAATTCAGCTTGAACAGAATCGCGAGAAAAATCAATTATTCGTTTATTTTCCTCCCAATGATTTTGACGCTCTTGAGCAAGTTCATCATTATATTCAAGAATTAATTCATACATGTGATGTCACTCAAATTAATGACGATAGCGCCCATGTTGGATTTTTAAAAAATGGAGATATCGCAACCATTACGCATCGTTTTCATGAATGGCAAACCTTTCTCTTAGAAGCACAATACAGATCAATGGAAGGTCAAAAAATTGAAGTTTTTAACGGGCCTTTAAAGTTAGGGGAAGGGATTTTACTCTCCTACGTACTAGAATCTATACAACCGTTTCTCGTTCAATCTGCAACTGTCATTACGACATTCGGTGAAGAAGTATTTTCAGGAACTGATTTAAAATTAAAAGCTACGAGCCAATGGTAAAATAAGAAACACGCGGGAGCGTCTTTTTCTTTCAAATCTTCACTGCTAGAATAAAATTTTCACACTTTTTATATGCCAATAAAGACCAAAAAGCTTAAAGCTCTTTGGTCTCCTTTTCTTATATTGTACAAATCTCAATTGGACAATCTCCGCAGTGTAAATAATCTTTCAAGAACTTTAAATCCATGACGACGATAAAACCATTCTCCATCATCACGACGTTTTTCTTTTTTAGTTCATTTAACATTCGATTTACACTTTCTCTAGCGGTACCAATATAATTGGCCAAATCTTGATTTGTTAACTGCACATTAATTAATATCCCTTTTTCATGCTCTATTCCATATGAATTACAAAATCGGATTAATGTAGAAT
It contains:
- a CDS encoding alpha/beta hydrolase, with product MNERFFSIDGQWNVVHLPEQPNGFGVLLLGDRNYFVQSNNQSWLQNPERKLLLQELTQAGYTVFSSNLYGNHWGSEPACQLALQLHHVLQRQEILNDKVHIIAEGMGALVAIKLIQQVPEQFRSAVLINPCLHLYRFYKKERKTKLFYKRLLYELSEAYGVDTSEVEAKVLKKNHLWQLEQSPPIRMVIEMGSEPFSLEDHGRRFEHYQRQKGMEISLSLHLPKKPFSYYAHPTLSHFKKNEKLDKKSSL
- a CDS encoding YjzC family protein — translated: MGQNRQFDHGQKAPNNGIYVEIGETGTEVQNPKSVKLNAGDTFPETSNHNRKWKLKHK
- a CDS encoding YwiC-like family protein produces the protein MNWFIPKEHGAWAMLFVPLLLGTFLYEPNGYHLLFFMSITLLYMATSPFLVFIRKPKRRKEAQPAFLIYAVTGILLLVPVVIKFPFLFVFFIIVFPLFTLNIMFAKVKQERAFLNDVVAIVAFSILLLMCTYIAVEEIPITAFIVAGLSIVFFIGSVFHVKVFIRERGNSSFLRWARVYHSIWIIGPLLVGLPVISLIFSFSFLKHWLMPVKQRFKPITIGIIEIGNSLFFLGAVLVFFS